A single window of Pseudarthrobacter defluvii DNA harbors:
- a CDS encoding Fur family transcriptional regulator — MPIGVKADSAAPSPASPAGGGKEQRVTKQRKAVSAALDDLDDFVSTQELYRILQNQGVSVSLATAYRILQSLADEGLVDVLRNGDGEAVYRRCAVTGHHHHLLCRNCGRAVEVEAPAVETWAVRTAAEHGFTEVDHTVEIFGLCQDCTALKAAGKL; from the coding sequence ATGCCGATCGGCGTCAAGGCTGATTCCGCCGCCCCATCCCCGGCATCACCGGCAGGAGGCGGCAAGGAACAGCGCGTTACCAAGCAGCGGAAAGCCGTCAGTGCCGCTTTGGACGACCTTGACGACTTTGTCAGCACGCAGGAGCTTTACCGGATCCTGCAGAACCAGGGCGTTTCCGTTTCGCTTGCTACTGCCTACCGGATCCTGCAGTCACTTGCCGACGAGGGCCTGGTGGACGTGCTGCGCAACGGCGACGGCGAGGCAGTGTACCGGCGCTGCGCCGTGACCGGCCATCATCACCACCTGCTGTGCAGGAACTGCGGAAGAGCAGTGGAGGTGGAGGCGCCGGCCGTGGAAACGTGGGCGGTGCGCACGGCAGCGGAGCACGGGTTCACCGAGGTGGACCACACGGTGGAGATCTTCGGCCTGTGCCAGGACTGCACTGCCCTTAAGGCTGCCGGGAAGCTGTAA
- a CDS encoding MBL fold metallo-hydrolase → MKLTKYTHACVRLEKEGAVLVLDPGTFSESAEALSGAQAVLVTHEHADHLDTQAVVEALEKNKDLALYAPEGVAGQLRGEAPGAADRIHTVEPGSSFEAAGFDIRSFGGQHALIHPQIPLVANIGFLVDGNVYHPGDSFIIPDGITVQTLLVPLHAPWSKSAEVVDFVIGVRAPRAFQIHDGLLNDNGLGTVEGHVKRIGAKYGTEYRHLAPRESVEV, encoded by the coding sequence ATGAAGCTGACCAAATACACCCATGCCTGTGTCCGGCTCGAGAAGGAAGGGGCGGTACTGGTCCTCGATCCCGGCACCTTTTCCGAATCCGCCGAGGCGCTGTCGGGGGCCCAGGCCGTCCTGGTGACCCACGAACACGCAGACCACCTTGACACCCAGGCGGTGGTGGAAGCCCTCGAAAAAAACAAGGATCTGGCGCTGTATGCCCCGGAGGGGGTGGCGGGCCAGCTGCGCGGGGAGGCTCCGGGCGCAGCCGACCGCATCCATACGGTGGAACCGGGATCGTCCTTCGAGGCTGCCGGCTTCGATATCCGCAGCTTTGGCGGGCAGCACGCCCTGATCCACCCCCAGATTCCCCTGGTAGCCAACATCGGCTTCCTGGTGGACGGCAACGTCTACCACCCGGGGGACTCGTTCATCATCCCCGACGGCATCACCGTCCAAACCCTCCTGGTCCCGTTGCACGCACCCTGGAGCAAGTCCGCGGAGGTGGTGGACTTCGTGATTGGGGTGCGCGCTCCACGGGCGTTCCAGATCCACGACGGGCTGCTCAACGACAACGGACTGGGCACCGTGGAAGGACACGTCAAGCGGATCGGCGCCAAGTACGGCACGGAATACCGTCACCTGGCTCCGCGCGAGTCGGTGGAGGTTTAG
- a CDS encoding PLP-dependent cysteine synthase family protein, producing the protein MTIEGSAGKSSSGTDRDWADQAIRTIKAENNRSADTHLYAVPLPEHWGIQLYLKDESTHRSGSLKHRLARSLFLFGLVNGWIRRDTTIVEASSGSTAVSEAYFAQLLGLPFIAVMARTTSREKIALIEQFGGSCLLVENASDVYAAAEDVAATCNGHYMDQFTYAERATDWRGNNNIAESIFGQLSLEPHPVPEWVVVGAGTGGTSATIGRYLRYHSHATKLLVVDPENSAFYPGWLGGADGQPTGLPSRIEGIGRARMEPSFIPTVIDRMVQVPDAASVAAMRHLDSYAGLHAGPSTGTNLWGVWETVAQLLSEGRRGSVVSLMCDGGDRYAGTYWNQEWVASQGLDPAPYEAAISRFLDTGKWTGTPA; encoded by the coding sequence GTGACGATCGAGGGCAGCGCCGGCAAGAGCAGCAGCGGAACGGACCGGGACTGGGCCGACCAGGCCATCCGCACCATCAAAGCGGAAAACAACCGCTCGGCGGATACGCACCTTTATGCAGTACCGCTGCCGGAGCACTGGGGCATCCAGCTGTACCTCAAGGACGAGTCCACGCACCGTTCCGGGAGCCTGAAGCACCGGCTGGCGAGGTCGCTCTTCCTGTTCGGGCTGGTCAATGGCTGGATCCGGCGGGACACCACCATCGTGGAGGCTTCCAGCGGCAGTACGGCGGTATCGGAGGCGTACTTTGCCCAGCTGCTGGGGCTCCCGTTCATTGCCGTCATGGCGCGCACCACCAGCCGGGAAAAGATCGCCCTGATTGAGCAGTTCGGCGGCTCCTGCCTCCTCGTGGAGAACGCATCGGACGTGTATGCCGCGGCAGAGGACGTAGCCGCCACCTGCAACGGGCATTACATGGACCAGTTCACCTACGCGGAGCGGGCCACGGACTGGCGCGGGAACAACAACATTGCCGAATCGATCTTCGGCCAGCTCAGCCTGGAACCGCACCCCGTGCCCGAGTGGGTGGTGGTGGGCGCGGGAACAGGCGGAACCAGCGCCACGATCGGCCGGTACCTGCGTTACCACTCTCATGCCACCAAGCTGCTGGTGGTGGACCCGGAAAACTCCGCATTCTACCCCGGCTGGCTGGGCGGGGCGGACGGACAACCCACCGGGCTGCCGTCGCGGATCGAAGGCATCGGCCGGGCCCGGATGGAACCGAGCTTCATTCCCACGGTCATTGACCGGATGGTCCAGGTGCCGGACGCTGCCTCGGTTGCCGCTATGCGGCATCTGGACTCCTACGCGGGCCTGCATGCCGGCCCGTCAACAGGCACCAACCTGTGGGGAGTCTGGGAAACAGTCGCGCAGCTCCTGTCCGAAGGCAGGCGGGGCAGCGTGGTTTCCCTGATGTGCGACGGCGGTGACCGCTATGCGGGCACGTACTGGAACCAGGAGTGGGTGGCATCCCAGGGGCTGGATCCGGCGCCCTACGAAGCGGCAATTTCGCGCTTCCTGGACACCGGTAAATGGACCGGAACGCCGGCCTAA
- a CDS encoding sulfurtransferase: MKPLIDVPELEARLAAGQRTVLLDVRWVLGDPHGHEHYLSEHLPGAAFVDLATELSDPAVPDRGRHPLPSPEQFQESARRWGIRNGDLVVAYDDSANMAAARLWWMLRDAGLAEVYLLDGGLAAWRAAGLPLESGPVQPTFGDVELGSGHMPVADAGAAARWAGSGLLLDARAGERYRGEVEPVDPRAGHIPGAVSAPTAGNVDAAGRFLPPAELKRRFEHLGIRVGTPVAVYCGSGVTAAHEVAALELAGFRAALYPGSFSEWSNRPELPVATGPEPAGGIPDSGRGGTRAGNSAGAGGSVAL, translated from the coding sequence ATGAAGCCGTTGATCGACGTCCCGGAACTTGAGGCCAGGCTTGCCGCCGGGCAACGGACGGTGCTGCTGGATGTGCGCTGGGTGCTGGGTGATCCGCACGGCCACGAACATTATCTTTCGGAACACCTGCCGGGTGCGGCATTCGTTGACCTGGCCACTGAACTCTCCGATCCGGCAGTTCCGGACCGGGGGCGGCACCCTTTGCCGTCTCCGGAACAGTTCCAGGAGTCCGCGCGGCGCTGGGGCATCCGTAACGGCGACCTGGTGGTCGCCTACGATGACAGCGCCAACATGGCCGCGGCCAGGCTGTGGTGGATGCTGCGCGACGCCGGCCTCGCAGAGGTCTACCTGCTCGACGGCGGCCTGGCCGCCTGGCGGGCGGCAGGACTTCCGCTTGAGTCGGGTCCCGTCCAGCCCACGTTCGGTGACGTGGAGCTGGGCAGCGGGCACATGCCGGTGGCCGACGCCGGTGCTGCCGCACGATGGGCGGGCAGCGGCCTGTTGCTCGACGCAAGGGCTGGGGAGAGGTACCGGGGCGAGGTTGAGCCCGTGGATCCACGCGCCGGCCATATTCCCGGGGCGGTGAGCGCCCCCACCGCGGGCAACGTGGACGCAGCAGGGCGGTTCCTTCCGCCGGCGGAGCTGAAGCGGAGGTTTGAGCACCTTGGCATCCGGGTCGGAACGCCGGTAGCGGTCTACTGCGGGTCCGGTGTCACCGCTGCCCACGAGGTTGCGGCGCTGGAGCTTGCCGGCTTTCGGGCGGCGCTGTATCCCGGCTCGTTTTCGGAGTGGTCCAACCGCCCGGAACTGCCGGTTGCCACCGGCCCGGAGCCCGCGGGCGGCATTCCTGATTCCGGCAGGGGCGGGACGCGGGCTGGAAACTCCGCGGGGGCCGGAGGTAGCGTCGCACTATGA
- a CDS encoding NAD(P)-dependent alcohol dehydrogenase has product MTPGRPVPPPLAKPIVPAADAVPAADETPAAEAGVLAAAYGAVSGDSGLVPLTVARRAPKPDDVEIAIDFCGLCHSDVHATRGEWGGQTYPLVPGHEIVGRISRTGSNVTEFAVGDRVGVGCMVDSCRECDSCLDGLEQYCENGMTGTYGAKDRRNGGAITQGGYSSSIVVDRRYVLRVPDSLDPAAVAPLLCAGVTTFSPLRHFDVEEGDVVGVVGLGGLGHMAVKLAKAMGAKVVVFTTSESKVAAALELGADEVVLSRDEAAMAAADRTIDLIIDTVAAPHDLNPFFRTLRVEGALFQLGLPSEAMPPVNPGALIRRRIAYAGSLIGGIAETQEMLDFCAGHGVVADIEMVSAAQLNEAYDRMVAGDVKYRFVLDASTLQAAAEEADA; this is encoded by the coding sequence ATGACACCAGGACGCCCCGTACCACCGCCCCTTGCCAAACCCATTGTCCCTGCCGCTGATGCAGTCCCCGCTGCTGATGAAACACCCGCAGCAGAAGCCGGCGTACTCGCCGCAGCTTACGGCGCTGTGTCCGGGGACAGCGGGTTGGTACCGCTGACCGTGGCCCGGCGCGCCCCGAAACCGGACGACGTCGAAATCGCCATCGATTTCTGCGGGCTGTGCCACTCCGACGTGCACGCCACCCGTGGCGAGTGGGGCGGACAGACTTACCCGCTGGTCCCCGGCCACGAAATTGTTGGAAGAATCAGCAGGACCGGGTCCAACGTCACCGAATTCGCTGTGGGCGACCGGGTGGGCGTGGGCTGCATGGTGGACTCCTGCCGTGAGTGTGACAGCTGCCTGGACGGCCTTGAACAGTACTGCGAAAACGGAATGACCGGCACCTACGGTGCAAAGGACCGCCGCAACGGGGGCGCCATCACCCAGGGCGGCTACTCCTCTTCGATTGTCGTGGACCGCCGCTATGTCCTGCGCGTTCCGGACTCACTGGACCCGGCCGCCGTCGCGCCCTTGCTGTGCGCCGGCGTCACCACCTTCTCGCCGCTGCGGCACTTCGACGTCGAAGAAGGCGACGTGGTGGGCGTGGTCGGGCTTGGGGGGCTGGGGCACATGGCCGTCAAACTGGCCAAGGCCATGGGCGCGAAGGTGGTGGTTTTCACCACCTCGGAGTCGAAGGTCGCGGCCGCCCTGGAACTGGGGGCCGATGAGGTTGTCCTCTCCCGCGATGAGGCCGCCATGGCCGCAGCGGACCGGACCATCGACCTCATCATCGACACCGTTGCCGCCCCGCACGACCTCAATCCGTTCTTCCGCACCCTGCGGGTGGAGGGCGCCCTGTTCCAGCTGGGCCTGCCGTCGGAAGCCATGCCGCCGGTCAATCCGGGTGCCCTGATCCGGCGCAGGATCGCCTACGCCGGATCGCTGATCGGCGGAATCGCCGAAACCCAGGAAATGCTCGATTTCTGTGCTGGGCATGGCGTGGTGGCCGATATCGAGATGGTGTCCGCCGCCCAGCTCAATGAGGCCTACGACCGGATGGTCGCTGGAGACGTAAAGTACCGGTTCGTGCTGGACGCCAGCACGCTGCAGGCAGCCGCCGAGGAGGCAGACGCATGA
- a CDS encoding HIT family protein, with amino-acid sequence MSTLFTKILKGEIPGRFVWREDDVSAFLTTGPLADGHTLVVPTEEVDRWTDASPETLAKVMEVARRIGAVQVDVFGARRAGLIVAGYEVDHLHVHVWPSRSMADFDFGSADQNPDPAVLDANAEKLRDGLRAAGYGEFVPAS; translated from the coding sequence ATGAGCACGCTTTTCACGAAGATCCTGAAGGGTGAGATCCCAGGCCGGTTCGTATGGCGCGAGGACGACGTTTCGGCGTTCCTGACCACCGGTCCACTCGCCGACGGCCATACGCTGGTTGTTCCCACCGAGGAAGTGGACCGCTGGACGGACGCGTCGCCGGAAACCCTTGCCAAAGTCATGGAAGTGGCACGGCGCATCGGGGCAGTCCAGGTGGACGTTTTCGGGGCCCGGCGCGCCGGGCTGATCGTGGCAGGCTACGAGGTGGACCATCTGCACGTCCACGTGTGGCCGTCGCGAAGCATGGCTGACTTCGACTTTGGCTCCGCGGACCAGAACCCGGACCCTGCGGTCCTCGACGCCAATGCGGAGAAGCTGCGCGACGGCCTGCGCGCAGCGGGCTATGGGGAGTTTGTTCCGGCGTCGTGA
- a CDS encoding beta-ketoacyl-ACP synthase III, whose product MKLTLAQGPAGTEIAGLGHAQPARIMDNHELEGMMDTSDEWIRQRTGIVTRHIAGAGETVVDLAIPAARMALADSAVAARDVDLVVVATTTAAERSPNTAGRVAQALGLGVDGRGPAIMDVNTACSGFEYALGVADQAIRSGSASHAIVVGAETLSAVTDWTDRATAVLTADGAGAAVVRPSETPRIGPVVWGSEGGMADAVTISPPSGRFFQNGREVLRWALTKAPERAREIVARAGLGLDDIQVLAAHQANLRIIEPLAEALGLTDRIVITDVTESGNTSAASVPLGLSKWWHTGKIPADVPALLFGFGGGFTYAGMVAMTPRGTGHDAGTNSP is encoded by the coding sequence ATGAAGCTTACGCTTGCCCAAGGCCCGGCAGGGACCGAGATTGCCGGGCTGGGCCATGCCCAGCCGGCCCGCATCATGGACAACCATGAGCTCGAAGGCATGATGGACACCAGCGATGAATGGATCCGCCAGCGGACCGGGATCGTCACCAGGCACATCGCCGGTGCCGGCGAAACGGTGGTGGACCTGGCAATTCCCGCGGCCCGCATGGCGTTGGCGGATTCGGCAGTTGCGGCCCGGGACGTCGACCTTGTGGTGGTGGCCACGACCACGGCCGCCGAGCGGTCCCCGAACACCGCGGGCAGGGTAGCCCAAGCGCTTGGCCTGGGCGTGGACGGCCGGGGGCCGGCCATCATGGACGTCAACACTGCGTGCTCGGGCTTTGAGTACGCCTTGGGCGTGGCCGACCAGGCGATCCGCAGCGGAAGCGCCTCCCACGCGATCGTGGTCGGCGCCGAAACCCTCTCGGCGGTCACCGACTGGACGGACCGCGCGACGGCGGTGCTCACCGCCGACGGTGCCGGCGCCGCCGTCGTGCGTCCGTCTGAAACGCCCCGCATCGGCCCCGTGGTGTGGGGCTCTGAGGGCGGCATGGCGGACGCGGTGACCATCTCGCCTCCGTCCGGCAGGTTCTTCCAGAACGGCCGGGAAGTGTTGCGGTGGGCCCTCACCAAGGCACCGGAACGCGCCCGCGAGATTGTGGCGCGCGCCGGGCTGGGACTGGACGACATCCAGGTCCTCGCCGCGCACCAGGCCAACCTGCGGATCATCGAACCGCTCGCGGAGGCCCTGGGCCTGACGGACCGCATCGTCATCACCGACGTCACCGAGTCGGGGAACACGTCAGCGGCCAGCGTCCCGCTCGGGCTGAGCAAGTGGTGGCACACTGGCAAAATCCCGGCGGACGTCCCCGCGCTGCTGTTTGGATTCGGCGGCGGCTTCACCTATGCGGGCATGGTGGCCATGACGCCGCGCGGCACCGGTCACGACGCCGGAACAAACTCCCCATAG